Proteins found in one Vallitalea guaymasensis genomic segment:
- a CDS encoding ABC transporter permease, translated as MKLRHIIVKDVKKIIYDKKLLAIILLMPIVLMTILGFSLNNMFGDGGTSIGNINVAIVKNYDALEDMARFEETVNKSFFTKDLDEKSRESLLSIVKDYNIENIFFEFLDSDNIQEVMTYTVQDEEKAREMLESKEVTAVVILPENYIYNTYMNYALPVRNIVDVEILKHTDNSIKGSIVEAVIDGFMGTMNNYSLDKEVFINKVQEYSDLESAFEGIPYLMEELTENVQKNLDIKDIDVEGKKNLSSFQYYAVAMMAMFILYSASNGGRLLLEEKENITYQRNRVAGVPLSKIMISNFFMICIVAILQSVVMILYSSIVLKINWGDIGLVLLSILSSSLAIGGLGIFISVITLIVGNYKFANVFELGIIQFMALIGGSFVPIETLPSFMNKLSYFSTSGVAIKIYTGIMRNNSLADMWNYYGILIGTGVGFIMVSAIMVKLRREAI; from the coding sequence TTGAAACTGAGACATATCATAGTCAAAGATGTAAAAAAGATCATTTACGATAAAAAATTATTAGCTATTATCCTTTTAATGCCTATTGTACTTATGACTATATTAGGTTTCTCTCTTAACAATATGTTTGGGGATGGGGGAACTTCTATAGGCAACATTAATGTAGCCATTGTTAAGAATTATGATGCCTTAGAGGATATGGCAAGATTTGAAGAAACTGTGAATAAAAGTTTTTTTACAAAAGATTTGGATGAAAAAAGTAGAGAGAGTCTATTATCAATCGTAAAAGACTATAACATAGAAAATATATTTTTTGAGTTTCTTGATTCAGACAACATACAAGAAGTAATGACTTATACTGTACAGGATGAAGAGAAAGCAAGAGAAATGTTAGAATCCAAGGAAGTGACTGCTGTTGTTATTCTACCAGAAAACTATATTTATAATACTTACATGAACTATGCTTTACCTGTAAGAAATATAGTGGATGTAGAAATTTTGAAGCATACGGATAATAGCATAAAAGGAAGTATTGTAGAAGCTGTCATTGATGGTTTTATGGGAACAATGAATAATTATTCTCTTGATAAAGAAGTATTTATCAATAAGGTTCAGGAATACAGTGATTTGGAGTCGGCATTCGAAGGAATTCCTTATTTGATGGAAGAGTTAACTGAAAATGTTCAGAAGAACCTTGATATTAAAGATATAGATGTGGAAGGAAAGAAAAATTTGTCTAGCTTCCAGTATTATGCTGTAGCTATGATGGCTATGTTCATTCTTTATAGTGCCAGCAATGGTGGTAGATTGTTATTGGAAGAAAAAGAGAATATAACTTATCAAAGAAATAGAGTTGCTGGAGTACCACTTAGTAAGATAATGATAAGTAATTTCTTTATGATATGTATAGTTGCTATATTACAGTCAGTTGTCATGATTCTCTATTCCAGTATCGTGCTGAAAATAAACTGGGGAGATATAGGGCTTGTATTATTAAGTATACTAAGCAGCAGTCTGGCTATCGGTGGTCTGGGAATATTCATATCTGTTATAACATTGATAGTTGGGAATTATAAATTCGCTAATGTATTTGAACTTGGAATAATACAGTTCATGGCATTGATAGGTGGTAGTTTCGTACCAATAGAGACTTTACCAAGTTTTATGAACAAGTTATCATATTTTTCTACCAGCGGGGTTGCCATAAAAATATATACTGGCATCATGAGAAACAACAGCTTGGCTGATATGTGGAATTATTATGGGATATTAATAGGTACTGGAGTAGGGTTTATTATGGTCTCTGCTATTATGGTCAAGTTACGAAGGGAGGCTATATAA
- a CDS encoding Gfo/Idh/MocA family protein, with protein MEEDKLGVAIVGCGTIFENHIKAIIENDEAKLLYLVDIEEEKVKKLASQYNCYYSTNIDDILYDDSIDVVHILTPHYLHYEMAKKVLLASKHVVLEKPAAINVEDVQDLKQLSLKMNKQIAVVFQNRYNPSLVEARSIIESKRLGSVIGMRAFITWKRDEEYYNQDVWRGKWKTEGGGLLINQAIHTLDLMRWFGGRIDKIKGHVDTRLLGDVIEVEDTAEATIKFENGAIGLFYGSNNYVDNSPVEMEIVCEKGKLLLRDGALWLQDDENIQKVVSDDKIHGYKSYWGNGHKIFIDKVYKKLIEDKPVEIDIDIGLKALEIVQGIYISSEQNDYYKMKY; from the coding sequence ATGGAAGAGGATAAGCTAGGAGTTGCCATTGTAGGTTGTGGTACCATATTTGAAAATCATATAAAAGCTATTATTGAAAATGATGAAGCAAAGTTATTATATCTAGTTGATATTGAAGAAGAAAAAGTGAAAAAGCTGGCTAGTCAGTACAATTGTTATTATAGTACTAACATTGATGATATTCTTTATGATGATAGTATTGATGTTGTTCACATACTGACACCTCATTATCTCCATTATGAGATGGCTAAAAAAGTTTTACTGGCTTCTAAGCATGTTGTTTTAGAGAAACCTGCTGCTATCAACGTGGAGGATGTTCAAGATTTGAAACAACTGTCATTGAAGATGAACAAACAGATAGCTGTAGTTTTCCAGAATAGATATAATCCATCATTGGTAGAAGCAAGATCAATTATAGAATCCAAGAGATTAGGTTCAGTCATTGGTATGAGAGCATTCATCACATGGAAAAGGGACGAGGAATATTATAACCAGGATGTATGGAGAGGAAAATGGAAAACAGAAGGAGGAGGTTTATTGATAAATCAAGCCATTCACACTCTTGATTTGATGAGATGGTTTGGCGGGAGGATAGATAAAATAAAAGGACATGTGGATACAAGGTTACTTGGTGACGTCATAGAAGTGGAAGATACCGCAGAAGCAACCATAAAATTTGAAAATGGTGCAATAGGTCTTTTCTATGGAAGCAATAACTATGTGGATAATTCACCTGTTGAGATGGAGATTGTATGTGAAAAAGGTAAGCTGTTATTAAGAGATGGTGCATTATGGTTACAAGATGATGAAAACATACAAAAAGTAGTATCTGACGATAAAATCCATGGGTACAAGAGTTATTGGGGTAACGGACATAAGATATTCATTGATAAAGTTTATAAAAAACTAATTGAAGATAAGCCAGTTGAAATAGATATAGATATTGGACTGAAAGCATTGGAGATAGTTCAAGGTATCTATATATCCAGTGAACAGAATGATTATTATAAAATGAAATATTAA
- a CDS encoding 4Fe-4S ferredoxin has product MKKETGKGHQRWSYIIIISFFILGIIDMRFGILGIVCMGAPIYHAIRGRGKIHCSKYCPRGSFLGKFLRRISLGHTLPKWLRTNKAKNIILSIMLSVFSIVLTYAIVNHGFHFLVIAKVFYRFMLMSFIVGIVIGIVFKPRSWCQICPMGHGCTLIKNSQDAKSKNNTVKIPDMQN; this is encoded by the coding sequence ATGAAAAAAGAAACTGGAAAAGGTCATCAGAGATGGAGTTATATAATTATCATAAGTTTTTTCATATTAGGAATAATTGATATGAGATTCGGCATTCTAGGAATTGTTTGTATGGGTGCCCCTATATATCATGCTATAAGAGGTAGAGGTAAGATTCATTGTTCAAAATACTGTCCAAGAGGTTCTTTTCTAGGAAAATTCCTTAGAAGGATATCTCTAGGTCATACCCTTCCAAAATGGTTAAGAACCAACAAAGCAAAGAATATCATTTTGTCCATAATGCTTTCTGTTTTTAGTATTGTTTTAACTTATGCTATTGTTAATCACGGGTTCCATTTTTTGGTAATAGCTAAAGTGTTTTATAGATTCATGTTGATGTCATTCATAGTAGGTATCGTTATTGGTATTGTCTTCAAGCCAAGAAGCTGGTGCCAGATATGCCCTATGGGTCATGGTTGTACTTTAATTAAAAACAGTCAAGATGCTAAGTCTAAAAACAATACTGTTAAAATACCTGATATGCAAAATTAA
- a CDS encoding Gfo/Idh/MocA family protein: MEQVRIGVIGFGNMGSNHAKSLYEGKVKNGKLVAVCDINEEKLKKSKELYSDIMCYDNHHDMLEDSNIDAVIVATPHYDHPSIAIDALKANKHVVIEKPAGVYTKAVREMNEVGNNTDRVFAIMYNQRTDPYYSKVKELIDAGELGEIRRVNWIITDWYRPQSYYNSGGWRATWAGEGGGVLLNQDPHQLDIWQWICGMPTRIRAFCHFGKMHDIEVEDDVTAYAEYANGATGVFVTSTSDAPGTNRLEISGDQGKIVVEDGKITFWRLRVSEREFNATFTGGFGNPECWKCEINVKPNPLQQHVAILTNFVDAILNGKELIAPAVEGIRGLTISNAMHLSAWTDDWVNLPIDEDLYYSKLQEKIKNSTIVKETKSVTLDVDGTF, translated from the coding sequence ATGGAACAAGTACGTATTGGTGTTATAGGTTTTGGAAATATGGGTTCTAATCATGCTAAGTCTTTATACGAAGGCAAAGTCAAAAACGGTAAATTAGTTGCAGTCTGTGATATAAATGAAGAAAAACTAAAGAAAAGTAAAGAATTATATTCTGACATTATGTGTTATGACAATCATCATGATATGTTAGAAGATAGCAATATAGATGCAGTTATTGTCGCAACACCTCATTATGACCATCCATCTATTGCAATTGATGCATTAAAAGCTAATAAGCATGTCGTGATAGAAAAACCAGCAGGGGTATATACAAAAGCTGTACGTGAGATGAATGAAGTAGGTAACAATACAGATAGAGTATTCGCCATTATGTACAATCAAAGAACTGACCCTTATTATAGTAAGGTTAAAGAACTTATTGATGCTGGTGAATTAGGTGAAATTAGAAGAGTCAACTGGATAATTACTGACTGGTACAGACCACAAAGCTATTATAATTCAGGTGGATGGAGAGCTACTTGGGCTGGTGAAGGGGGAGGAGTACTCCTAAACCAAGACCCTCACCAACTTGATATATGGCAATGGATTTGCGGTATGCCTACAAGAATTAGAGCATTTTGTCATTTCGGTAAGATGCATGATATTGAAGTTGAAGATGATGTAACAGCATACGCTGAATATGCTAATGGAGCAACTGGAGTATTTGTTACATCTACAAGTGACGCACCAGGTACTAACCGTTTAGAAATAAGTGGTGATCAAGGTAAAATAGTTGTAGAAGACGGTAAAATAACATTCTGGAGATTAAGGGTATCAGAAAGAGAATTCAACGCAACATTTACTGGTGGATTCGGTAATCCAGAGTGTTGGAAGTGTGAAATCAATGTAAAACCTAATCCACTACAACAGCATGTAGCAATCCTAACTAACTTTGTTGATGCAATATTAAATGGTAAAGAATTGATAGCACCCGCAGTTGAAGGAATCAGAGGACTTACAATATCTAACGCTATGCACTTGTCTGCATGGACGGACGATTGGGTAAACCTACCTATTGATGAAGATCTCTATTACAGTAAATTACAAGAAAAGATTAAGAATTCAACAATAGTAAAAGAAACTAAAAGTGTCACTCTTGATGTTGATGGAACTTTTTAA
- a CDS encoding exodeoxyribonuclease III, whose translation MKLISWNVNGIRACIKKGFLDFFNEVDADIMCLQETKISEGQIELDLDGYYQYFNYAEKKGYSGTAIFSKMEAISVKNGIGIEEHDQEGRVITAEYDNFFLVNVYTPNSKRGLLRLDYRMQWEDDFRDYVNELDKIKPVVICGDLNVAHKEIDLKNPKPNQKNAGFTIEERTKLTNLLESGFIDSYRYFYPEKEGAYSWWSYMFNARQNNAGWRLDYFTVSNKLEGKLEGADILSDVLGSDHCPVQLELDIEVNESINNNFSEKQLELDIV comes from the coding sequence ATGAAACTAATATCTTGGAATGTTAACGGTATAAGAGCTTGTATTAAAAAAGGCTTCTTAGATTTTTTTAATGAAGTAGATGCAGATATTATGTGTTTACAAGAAACCAAAATATCTGAAGGACAAATTGAACTGGATCTTGACGGATATTATCAATATTTTAATTATGCAGAAAAAAAAGGCTACTCCGGCACAGCTATATTCTCTAAGATGGAAGCTATATCTGTCAAAAATGGAATAGGTATTGAAGAACATGATCAAGAAGGACGAGTTATAACTGCCGAATACGATAACTTTTTCTTAGTTAATGTCTACACACCTAATTCTAAAAGAGGACTGCTTAGACTTGATTATAGAATGCAATGGGAAGATGATTTTAGAGACTATGTTAATGAACTAGATAAAATCAAACCTGTTGTCATCTGTGGTGACTTGAATGTAGCCCATAAAGAAATCGATCTAAAGAATCCAAAACCTAATCAAAAGAATGCAGGATTTACCATTGAAGAGAGAACTAAATTGACTAATCTACTAGAATCTGGCTTTATAGATTCATATAGGTACTTCTATCCTGAGAAAGAAGGGGCTTACAGCTGGTGGTCATATATGTTCAACGCTAGACAGAATAATGCTGGATGGCGCTTAGACTACTTCACTGTCTCCAATAAATTAGAAGGAAAGTTGGAGGGGGCAGATATCCTATCAGACGTATTAGGCTCAGACCATTGTCCTGTTCAGTTAGAACTTGATATTGAAGTAAACGAATCCATAAATAATAATTTTTCTGAAAAACAATTAGAATTAGATATAGTATAA
- a CDS encoding ABC transporter ATP-binding protein has product MQLLNVSHMKKYFKDIKAVDDISFSIEKGEILGLLGPNGAGKSTTISMLSTLIKPDDGVITYKGKDIVKSPQAIQGSLGYVPQEIALYPNLTGRENLEFWGRAYGLKGNKLKKQIKKVSGIIGITDRLKDKVSQYSGGMQRRLNIGAALLHEPELIIMDEPTVGIDPQSRKHILDTVLELNKEGMTVIYTSHYMEEVEYICNKVCIMDNGKIIANGTKKDLVNLIDDKKRILIKVDKVNDALLKDIGNIEEVTDVSSEENTVIVTVSNGKATFKRIIEVLNNTEIGIRSIDINEPNLETVFLHLTGKALRD; this is encoded by the coding sequence ATGCAATTACTTAATGTATCACATATGAAAAAATATTTTAAGGACATAAAAGCGGTGGATGATATTTCATTTAGTATAGAAAAAGGTGAAATATTAGGGTTGCTTGGACCTAATGGAGCAGGAAAATCAACAACTATCTCCATGCTTTCAACATTGATAAAGCCTGATGATGGTGTCATAACATACAAAGGTAAAGATATAGTAAAAAGTCCACAAGCCATTCAAGGAAGTCTAGGTTATGTGCCTCAAGAAATAGCTCTTTATCCAAACCTAACAGGTAGGGAGAATCTTGAGTTCTGGGGAAGAGCTTATGGATTGAAAGGCAATAAACTGAAAAAACAGATCAAGAAAGTCTCTGGAATCATTGGTATAACAGATAGATTGAAAGATAAAGTAAGTCAATATTCTGGTGGAATGCAGAGAAGACTTAACATTGGAGCAGCTCTTTTACATGAACCTGAATTAATCATAATGGATGAACCAACTGTAGGTATAGACCCACAATCAAGAAAACATATTCTTGATACTGTTCTCGAGCTTAATAAAGAGGGAATGACAGTAATATATACAAGTCATTACATGGAAGAAGTAGAGTATATCTGTAACAAAGTATGCATCATGGATAATGGTAAAATAATTGCTAATGGTACTAAGAAAGACTTAGTCAATCTAATTGATGATAAAAAAAGAATTCTTATAAAAGTTGATAAAGTCAATGATGCATTATTGAAGGATATAGGTAATATTGAAGAAGTAACAGATGTCAGCAGTGAAGAAAATACAGTTATCGTTACTGTCAGTAATGGTAAAGCAACATTTAAAAGAATTATTGAAGTGTTGAATAATACAGAAATCGGTATCCGTTCTATTGATATTAATGAACCTAACTTAGAGACTGTATTTTTACACTTGACAGGTAAGGCACTTAGAGATTAG
- a CDS encoding helix-turn-helix domain-containing protein: MDDYAQYKQERDFSYFHSISPGNFTIPIHNHNVNEIFLCISDNINYYVDGKTYEMNKYDIIITNNKEFHRPVLRIKDTYERKIIQFRKEYLSFFDIPENNPIEIYESRMSGNNNVIKSSDTLENNLIYYFMEIDKYCDKPSGDIMTRTLLLQLIIKLNTIIFESKKDKNTIKSDPKILATLEYINDHLDTVINLDLLSNKFFINKYYLCHLFKKHMGITIIDYINLKRIERAKHLLLEGVPVTDACYLVGFNDYSNFYKKFKKIVGLSPKKYVKDFTYISKTT, encoded by the coding sequence GTGGATGATTACGCTCAGTACAAACAAGAAAGGGATTTCAGCTATTTTCACTCAATCTCTCCAGGAAACTTCACCATTCCTATTCATAATCATAATGTCAATGAAATTTTCCTATGTATCAGTGATAATATTAATTATTATGTAGATGGAAAAACATATGAAATGAATAAGTATGATATCATAATTACTAATAACAAAGAATTTCATAGACCTGTCTTAAGGATTAAAGATACTTACGAGCGAAAAATAATCCAGTTCAGAAAAGAATATCTATCTTTTTTTGACATACCTGAAAATAATCCCATAGAAATCTATGAATCAAGGATGTCAGGTAATAATAATGTCATAAAATCTTCTGATACACTTGAAAACAACTTAATCTATTATTTTATGGAAATAGACAAATACTGCGATAAGCCTTCTGGTGATATAATGACTAGAACATTGCTTTTACAGCTTATTATCAAATTGAATACTATTATATTTGAATCAAAAAAAGATAAGAATACTATAAAGTCCGACCCCAAAATATTGGCTACCCTAGAATATATTAATGACCATCTAGATACTGTCATCAATCTGGATTTGTTATCCAACAAGTTTTTTATCAATAAATATTATCTATGCCATTTGTTCAAAAAACATATGGGAATTACAATAATTGATTACATCAATCTGAAAAGAATAGAAAGAGCGAAACACCTTCTATTAGAAGGTGTCCCAGTTACAGATGCTTGTTATTTAGTTGGTTTCAATGATTATTCCAATTTCTATAAGAAATTCAAGAAGATAGTTGGTCTATCTCCGAAAAAATATGTTAAGGATTTTACTTATATCTCAAAAACCACATAG
- a CDS encoding sugar phosphate isomerase/epimerase family protein, with amino-acid sequence MSKFILSAFSDEASMDLTTQLDVLQKHGIEYMEMRGVNDKNVADLTLEEAGEIKKELDKSGIKVSAIGSPIGKIGITDPFEPHLDKFKHVLELSKILDTKYIRMFSFFIPEGEDPDDYKDETIRRWKGFLEAAKDYDVILLHENEKDIYGDIPRRCYELVKALKCPQFKLIYDFANFVQCDVENYPDGFDLLKDEVIYFHIKDALYKNHKVVPAGYGDGQLEEILREAKEAGYEGFLSLEPHLGNFKGFAELENGQVNEELEDSGPVKFAVAVDALKELLKKL; translated from the coding sequence ATGAGTAAATTTATTTTATCAGCTTTTTCTGATGAGGCATCTATGGATTTGACTACACAGCTTGATGTTTTACAAAAGCATGGAATAGAATATATGGAAATGCGTGGTGTTAATGATAAAAATGTTGCTGATTTGACACTGGAGGAAGCAGGAGAGATAAAAAAAGAGTTGGATAAAAGTGGAATAAAGGTTTCTGCTATAGGATCACCCATAGGTAAAATAGGGATTACAGATCCTTTTGAACCTCATTTGGATAAATTCAAACACGTTCTGGAATTATCTAAAATTCTTGATACAAAATATATTAGGATGTTCAGTTTCTTCATACCAGAAGGGGAAGACCCTGATGATTATAAAGATGAGACTATAAGACGCTGGAAAGGATTTTTAGAAGCAGCTAAGGATTATGATGTGATTTTGCTTCATGAAAATGAGAAAGATATTTATGGAGATATACCGCGTAGATGTTATGAATTAGTTAAAGCTCTTAAGTGTCCTCAGTTCAAATTGATATATGATTTCGCTAACTTCGTACAATGTGATGTAGAGAATTATCCTGATGGATTTGACCTATTAAAGGATGAAGTCATTTATTTCCATATAAAAGATGCACTCTATAAAAATCACAAAGTAGTGCCAGCAGGTTATGGAGACGGACAATTAGAAGAAATTCTAAGAGAAGCTAAAGAAGCTGGTTATGAAGGATTCTTGTCCTTAGAGCCACACTTAGGTAATTTTAAAGGGTTTGCAGAACTTGAAAACGGTCAGGTTAATGAAGAATTAGAAGATAGCGGTCCTGTAAAATTTGCTGTTGCAGTAGATGCATTAAAAGAATTATTAAAGAAATTATAA
- a CDS encoding sugar phosphate isomerase/epimerase family protein, protein MKIAAQLFTVHDYLGTKEDLDMTFKKVKEMGYDYIQLSGAGYIDDEKAEYVKGLLEKYELIMCVTHMSFDQLDNELDALLKYHKLWGCDYIGIGSMPKQFSRDEKGYKSFAEWANNIGDIVSQQGLTFVYHNHSFEFEKYNGKTGLEILAEGFNNHVQLLLDTYWVQAGGANPASYITKLADKIDIIHLKDYGIKNYEPYFAEIGSGNIDWQDVIKACNQARVKYAAVERDKGEIEPFESLAISRKYLKEIHGL, encoded by the coding sequence ATGAAAATAGCAGCGCAACTTTTTACAGTACATGATTATTTAGGAACAAAAGAAGATTTGGATATGACCTTCAAGAAAGTTAAAGAAATGGGTTATGACTATATTCAACTATCTGGAGCAGGATACATAGACGATGAAAAAGCTGAATATGTAAAAGGATTATTAGAAAAATATGAACTAATCATGTGTGTCACCCACATGAGCTTTGACCAATTAGACAACGAATTAGATGCTTTATTAAAATATCACAAATTATGGGGTTGTGATTACATCGGAATAGGTTCAATGCCAAAACAATTTTCACGTGATGAAAAAGGCTACAAAAGTTTCGCAGAATGGGCTAATAATATAGGAGACATAGTATCACAACAAGGCTTAACCTTCGTATACCATAACCACAGCTTTGAATTCGAAAAATACAACGGTAAAACAGGCTTAGAAATCCTAGCAGAAGGATTCAACAACCATGTTCAACTATTATTAGATACTTACTGGGTTCAAGCAGGTGGTGCCAACCCAGCATCATACATCACTAAACTAGCAGATAAGATCGATATAATACATCTAAAAGACTACGGTATCAAAAATTACGAACCATACTTCGCAGAAATAGGATCAGGAAACATTGATTGGCAAGACGTCATCAAAGCATGTAACCAAGCAAGAGTAAAATACGCAGCAGTCGAAAGAGACAAAGGAGAAATAGAACCCTTTGAAAGTTTAGCAATAAGCAGAAAATATTTAAAAGAAATTCACGGATTATAG
- a CDS encoding ABC transporter permease, with translation MFAVLKVKILGYKNQLPLLLSFVAMMLIFTYIFGGSFSSKSVKPTVYIVDKAENNVSELLITKLQESKAIKLKEVGYDEAIESVERSKGIGAIVVEQGTEGIKLSLMSINETRDTMMLKSLLSGISSVFRNDMKLADITYNYLDKTGIAVEKNMIQKDIMKEIGELRDKKTFYKTSSEFIDTDLYGYDNLKQALAGFALFFSMFLVFFGIGNIVDEKKHYVWQRQLVSPIKNISILSGNVIATFMAGFMNILVMVYGGKYLFHIDWGKSDIGVLLLLGAFIFTITCLGLFISSFFKTQQQLSSIVPVITVSTSMLGGCMWPLEIIQSKTLLFIANLTPQKWALEGIKDMIMYGHGIESIVTPVLVLLLMGIIYLALGIRFINASK, from the coding sequence ATGTTTGCAGTACTGAAAGTCAAAATTTTAGGATATAAGAATCAATTACCTCTTCTTCTTAGTTTTGTTGCTATGATGCTTATATTCACTTATATCTTTGGTGGATCTTTTTCCTCAAAAAGTGTTAAGCCAACGGTGTATATTGTGGATAAAGCAGAGAACAATGTAAGTGAACTGTTGATAACTAAACTACAAGAGAGTAAAGCTATAAAATTAAAAGAAGTGGGTTATGATGAAGCAATAGAAAGCGTAGAAAGGTCAAAAGGGATTGGTGCTATTGTTGTAGAACAAGGTACCGAGGGTATAAAACTATCATTAATGAGTATAAATGAGACCAGAGATACAATGATGTTAAAAAGCTTACTTTCAGGGATATCAAGTGTATTCCGAAATGATATGAAACTTGCAGATATAACCTACAATTATCTTGATAAGACAGGAATAGCTGTAGAAAAGAATATGATTCAAAAAGATATAATGAAAGAAATTGGAGAGTTAAGAGATAAAAAGACATTTTATAAAACCAGTTCAGAATTTATTGATACTGATTTGTATGGTTATGATAATCTCAAGCAGGCTTTAGCAGGTTTTGCATTGTTCTTTTCAATGTTCTTGGTATTCTTCGGTATAGGTAATATAGTTGATGAGAAAAAGCATTATGTATGGCAGCGACAGCTGGTATCTCCAATAAAAAATATTTCTATATTGTCAGGAAATGTTATTGCTACATTTATGGCTGGTTTTATGAATATATTGGTTATGGTGTATGGAGGTAAATACCTGTTTCATATAGATTGGGGAAAAAGCGATATTGGAGTACTTTTACTATTAGGGGCTTTTATATTTACGATTACATGCCTTGGACTGTTTATATCTTCATTCTTCAAGACGCAGCAGCAATTATCATCTATAGTGCCAGTAATTACTGTTAGTACCTCAATGCTAGGTGGCTGTATGTGGCCATTAGAAATAATACAATCAAAAACATTGTTGTTCATAGCTAATCTTACACCGCAAAAATGGGCTTTGGAAGGCATAAAAGATATGATAATGTATGGGCATGGTATAGAATCCATAGTCACACCTGTATTAGTATTGTTATTGATGGGAATCATATATCTGGCATTGGGAATCAGATTTATTAATGCCAGTAAATAA